Sequence from the Ziziphus jujuba cultivar Dongzao chromosome 9, ASM3175591v1 genome:
GAGTTCCTAGAATTGGAAATCTAGTAGTTCATTTTTTGGCAATTCTGTGATTTTGAAGAGATTCCAAATATTTtgcttcctcttcctctttgcTTTTGGATTAATTTTGTGAGGGACGACTAGacattgaatttctttttgtacATTCTTTTTTGTGCCTAATGGATTGAGAATATTTtatcccaaaataataataataataataataataataaccaccaACTAATTAATAATGAGGCTTATACATACTTCGTCAAGGCAAAAAGACAAGCTGAAGCACACATTAATACATAATCATTAATCCAGATAAACAAAACCAACAAACAATTAATCCTCCAAATTGAAAAAGTTGATATATAGAATACACAAACTTAATTAAGTAATCCAAGATATATTCGCCTAATTAAGACTCCACAATGATTTTCCCAGTGGCATGGCCATCGATACTCTTACCCCAACCATCTTCAGCCTTGCTAAGAGGGTGGTTTGAATCAATCACTGTCTTGAGCTTtccatccttcaccaacttaaCAAGATACTCCAGCTCCTCTTTCTTAGGACTCGCTATCATTGGCATAAGCTGTTTCTTGGAGAAAGTAATTTTGTGCAGagcaaaagtgaagaaagtaatTCCTCCAGGGCTTAGATCGATAACCTTCGCTTTCTCACTCAGATTGGGCTTGTAAGTGGACCAAGGAATGGTCAACGTAGTCGCACAGTTGACCACTGCATCATATTTCCTACCAGATGGGCTCCTCAAGGCCTCACCATCTGGGGTCTTGTAGTCCAGAACCTCATCAGCTCCTAAGCTCTTCACAAATTCAATGTTACGTGCTCCACAAGTAGCTGTAACATGTGCATTTCCAAGCCTTGCTAGTTGAACTGCATAATGTCCTACACCACCTGAGGCTGCGATTATCAGAATATTTTTCTGCTTTCCTGTTCCATCGAGCTTCACTCCCGCGACGATGAGGGCCTGGAGAGCAGTGCCACCGGCAACTGGTAAGCCTGCAGCTTCAGCTGCTGAAACTTCTGGTGGCCTAGTGACTGTCATGCTCTCTTTAGCTACAGAAAATTCAGCTAGTCCACCTCCAGtctgttatttaatttttgtaacatcaaaaaaaaaaaaaaaaaaaaaaaaaaaaaaaaagaaacagacaTAAGGGGATGACATTATATGCCTATTGTTAACAAAATGAATATCATAGACGAAACTTTTTAGCAATCAGGATTAATGCTTATAGAATATAATTATGCCCCACCAGAGTTGGAACTTTGTGGATGCCACAATTTAATTTGGCCGATTAGGTagcaaatataaattaaaaaaagcttAGAAAACAGGAACAAAAGGTCAATTTATTGACATTAAAAACTAAATGAGCACTTACAGCATGGCTGTGTAGTGTTACAATTTTGTCACCTGCTTTGAAACTATTAACTCCTTGTCCAACCTCGATGACTTCACCGGCTACATCAGTACCTGTTCCACAAAATTCTCATCAGCCAGCCTTTCCTGTACCTTGCCACACCCtcctttaataaaaaattttcaggcGTGAAAGACATACTCTGTCCCCAATCTATTAGAGGAGGGGCCTGTAGGGGCATTTTTACCATCCTAGAATTAGTGCTTCAATTACAATGATATCATATAGAATGCGGTAGGCATAATTTGGATCAACAAAATTAATGACAAAGGAGGCATACATTTCTAatgtttttataaattccaataaAGAGTGTcataagaaattataaatattgtattgGTATAAACCAAAAAAAGCAAGTAAATTTAACATTACCAGGGGTATGGGGGAACTTGTGAGGATAAAAAGGCCGCACCCCGTTCTGAattttccaatcatatggatTTATACTAACTGCTTCCAATTTTACCAACAATTCACCTTTTTTGGGAGCCGGGATTGGAACTTCAGCATGCTGcattagtttttattatatattcatgAGAATAATTTAACTGaaaattagtatatatatatatatatatatatatatattattataacaactgaatattaatttagaacttaGATTTAGTCAAAAGCCATATTGCatcaagaaagaaaataatttattgtgttaaccaccaaaaataaaaaggcttCTATACTAATCCACTATTACAGCATCAAAccaaaagaaatcaaattaCCGGTATCTTCAACAACCAGACTCCACTGATTCTATGAAATTCAATATTAAGTTCTTTATAAATCAACATAGAAATAGGGACCTATTATCAGTAAGATGAACCCACATAAGCCCAGCAAGTTTATCCTACCActtctaaataataataaaatagtaataacaaaAGCTTTAGGCACAAGGGAATTTATACAGCAAAACAGAGAACTGAACAGAATAGTCAAATAAGGTCATCctcataaaatttcaaaacaagaaGAGGTAGCTATGTCAATTACATGTACAAAACACAGTAACTTTATTCGAAAAATGAATAAAGCACATCTCTGCAAGTTTTTTTCATTCATCATCACGGCAGAATTCAGAAAGACATAGAAAAAGCAAAATTCAGAGTGGGGTAAAAAACAACTAACAATTTTGCACTTGGAAATGATTGTAGTTTTACATGCGCAATTTggtagaacaaaaagaaaaagacagaaattaaaaaaaaaaaaaaaaaaaacgacctTTAAACCTGCAGGCCCTCCACCATAACTGTCATACTGAACCGCATGCATGAGTTTTGTTGCCATGGCTTTTTCCAACTTAGAAGGAGATTTCGGTTTGATTGGCATCTttgagacttatatatatatatatatatacacacacacacacacatacatatatatggtaaaCCAGTTGAAAAGTTTGACGAAATAACCACGAAGACAAAAGTGGAAAGTTTGACTAAAATGGCCACGAAGACAAAAGCTCTTTAATGAATTATACGACCAGAGATTTTTCAAAACacgaaaaaggaaaggaaaaggggcaaaaaaaaaaaacatgggaAAGCTCATCATCCAGTTCAATTGGCGTATATGATTTGAAGACCAATAAGAGTCAAAAATAAATGCCATGACAACCATGGTAGTGGCTTTCAAGGAAGAGTACTCTAAGAAGGGTCTCGATTCGTCTTCTTtggataaaagaaataaattatagatttatcagcttttataatttagagaaaaaaaaaaattgtaaactcTGCGATAGTTCAAATGATTAAAGTgttattaacttttatttttatgacaAAGTGTTTTAGCATGAGATCCAATCCGCTTTTGAAGtaaaatgataaggatgatgatgcatttttttttttttccccctttcttTCTAAATAGAAGGATCTCAAATATTAACTGTAAAatctagccaaaaaaaaaaaaaaatgctgacAGTGAAATTAGTGGTCCATATGTTAAATTTGGCACTGTACACAAAATGACTGCTATTGGAACTACTATAATGCAGAAAGGAAAAGCATGAAAATATATGATTGTGCTACTCTGTTTTCTATGACATTGAGTtctttaatataagttccaGACTAGATAAAATAACATTTCTTTATTTGTGGGAATATAATTCTACCCTTGACCAGTGCCCAACACatgatttgaaaataatataatataatttttatcaattagtCAAGACTTACAATTCAGAAAAATGCTTGGTTTCTTCGCTTTAAAAAGTCAACCTTGAGGAATCGTACTCCACCTATATTTTCAATTAAACCATTGCCTACTTTacggaaaatttaaaaaaaaaaaaaaaaacaaagaaaaaaaagaaacatatattttcaccaagtcaaaaatataaattcgaAGTGTTTATAAAATTAGGTTCATatttaacaaaaaccaaaataataaaaaaaaaaatctttcataaCATTTTTAAATGCATACCAACTCTCTTaaagaaacataataatatttaataataaaagcaataaATCAACATCCCCAAACTATAAATAATTACAAGGTTTGTGTTCCGTTACCCAAAAACTACAAGCCACTATATAACTTAATACATATCATACTgtacatcacataaaacaaatcCATATAAACAAAGTCACACACATAATTTTCCCTATATTTAAACTACAGAAAGTTGACAATCCAAGATATTATGTCAGCCTAAGGCTCCACAATGATCTTCCCAGTGGCATGGCCATCAATACCCTTAGCCCAAGCATCTTCAGCGTTGCTAAGAGAATGCTTTGAGTCGATCACCGTCTTCAGCTTgccatccttcaccaacttaaCAAGATAATCCAGGTGTTCTTTCTTAGGACTCTCTTGCAGTGGCACGAGCTGCTTCTTGGAGAAGGTGAGTTTCTTCAGAGCAAAGGTCAAGAAAGCACTTGCGCCAGGGGTAAGATCAATAACCTTCCCCTTCTCACTTAGATTAGGCTCAAAAGTCGACCAAGGAATGCCCGTTGCACAGTGAACAACTGCATCATATTTCCGACCAGATGGACTCCGCAGAGCTGCCCCATCTGGGGTCTTGTAGTCAAGAACCTCATCAGCGCCTAAGCTCTTCACCAATTCAATATTACGGGCTCCGCAAGTGGCCGTAACGTGTGCATTTCCAAGCTTTGCTAGTTGCACTGCATAATGTCCCACACCACCTGAGGCTGCGGTTACCAGAATGTTTATCTGCTTTCCTGTTCCGTCAAGCTTCACCCCGGGGATTTGGTAGAGGGCCAGGAGAGCAGTGAGACCAGCCATTGGTAAGCCTGCAGCTTCAGCTGCTGAAACTTCTGGTGGCCTAATGACTGTCAAGCTCTGACTAACTACGACAAATTCAGCTAGTCCACCTGCACGCTGTCATTATGTAACATAATATGAAGTAAATATCATAGGTGAAACTTCAAGCAATCAGGAATGCTACTTCATAAATTTCTTATTGACCTAACTGTACAATCAAAGGCAATGGCAACCCCCTAAAAGAAATCAAGGAGGTAGCTGAAGCGTAACACCACTTGGGGTAATGCAATAGAAGTAGAACTTACATTTATGAAGACCTATAAACATAAAGTTGGATAGCTTCACACCATGGATGGTGGCTCCATCATTTGGAGCAAAGCAAGCTTGGGTTCATCCATGAACGTTATACCCTTAGGATCTAATTGTAACCCACCAGAGAAGAAGTTTTAAGAATGCCATAATTGGCTGATTAGGCAGAAAACAATATGTACATATGCTGAGAAAACAGGTTCGAATTCTTAATTGACTCGGGTAAACCATTATCTACTTTCTTTCCTTTCGTGTACTGCTTTCTCTAGTTATAATTAAGACATTTTCTCATAGAACAAGCATATCTACTTCTTTCTAAACACCTTCCTTTCAACCATAATTTTGGATCTTTATCATACTAGATGACGAAGGACATTATGTCAGTAGAAGTTTGAAGTATAGTGCTAGTTTCGTTATCACGGAATATCCTCACTTCTTACTAGTGAAACATGAAACTCCCTAAAATAGACGAAACATATAACAAGAGGACTAAGAATGAGCACTTACAGGAAAGCTGATAGAAGCTACAACTTTATCACctgcttttaaatttttgattccCTGTCCAACCTCAAGGACTTCACCAGCCACATCAGTAACTGCACCAGAAAATCTCATCAGCCAAAAGAGCAACTTGTTCttcctttttatgtttttttcagTTTGACAAATTATCGATCTATCTGTTAATTATGCATGAATGAGGAGTTATATGTTATAAACATAACATCATATCGGATGCAGTAGGCGTCATTTGGATCCACAAATGTCAAAGAGGCATGTCTTTCAAATGCTTTCCAAAGGCTAGTAGAGTGACAAGAAAAATACTAATAGTATAAACCAAAGGTAGAATTACCAGGTATATGAGGGAACTTGCAAGGAAAAAGAGGCCTCAGATATCCTTTCTGAATTTTCCAATCAGCTGAATTTAGACTAGCTGCTTCCAATTTTAGCAAAATTTCGTCTTTTTTTGGAGTGGGGATTGGAACTTCAACATGCTGCAGTATGATAAACATTAAGAATAATTTAACAACTCAGTTCTAGatgtatttaccaaaataataataataataataataaataaactcaGTCCAAGATGTTTGTCAACCCTATAAAGCAAGTACCGCaagcaaataaaaatgttatagcAATCAGATTGCATCAAGTATGTAATTGGTTGTGTTAATCCATCGTGACAGcgtcaaaagaaaacaaataaccaaaattttcaataaccAGACTCAATACTCAAGAAATTCCATATTCAAGTTCTTGTCAAACAATATGAAACTAAGGCCTTTCCCTCAGCAAGATGAACCTGACAAACATTTAATAGCCCATCCAGAACCCAAGCAAGTTTATCCTTAACAactttaaatcaaataaatcaaaGTAAGCATAAGGCGCCTAACCCACAGCAAAATTACAGACATTGAACATAAGACTCAGATGGTcctcataaattttaaaaacaatgagGTCTTTTAGTTACTTATACAAGCACAGTAATCAAAGGAAAACAAACAAGCGCATAGAAATCCCTTATCACTATAATTTCGGTATATCATGGAACTAAAAAAGACAGTGAAAATTGAAAAGCGAAATTCAGAGTCGGAAAAATCAATTACCATAGACATTTAGAAATGAATCTACAAGGGCAATTTgttagaaggaaaaagaaataatagaaaataaataaacaaaccttTAAGCCAGCGGCGCCTCCACCATAGCTTTCATATTGAACCGCATGCATAAGCCTTTCTGCCATGGCTGCCATacccacagagagagagagagagagagagagagagagagagagagagagaatgaggaGTGGGATCCGTTTGAGGATATTAAGTGTGCTACTCTGTTTTCTAACATTGACTTCATTATAAAATAACAtccctttatttatatattattttttatgaataatttcATTTGTTGATTTGttagaataaaattctaacatTAGTCAGTCCCAACAcaagatttgaaaataatatacatttttttaagcaaaaaataaaataacataaacttCATATATTATTGACTCCTTCCTCAAAAAGGACTTAATGCATATCATACTGTATATATGCATCACAGGCCATTACATGCCTTAATGGATATCACACTACATCACATAACACCAATCCATATAAACAAAAGTCCACACTCAATTTTCCCTTCTTTAGAAACACAAAGTTGACAATCCGAGATATTATGTCAACCTAGGGCTCCACAATGACCTTCCCAGTGGCATGGCCATCAATACTCTTAGCCCAAGCATCTTCAGCGTTGCTAAGAGAATGCTTTGAGTCAATCACCGTCTTCAGCTTgccatccttcaccaacttaaCAAGATAATCCAGGTGTTCTTTCTTAGCACTCACTAGCAGTGGCACGAGCTGCTTCTTGGGGAAGGTGAGTTTCTTCAGAGCAAAGGTCAAGAAAGCACTTGCGCCAGGAGTAAGATCAATAACCTTTCCCTTCTCACTAAGATTAGGCTCAAAAGTCGACCAAGGAATGCCCGTTGCACAGTGAACAACTGCATCATATTTCCGACCAGATGGACTCCGCAGAGCTGCCCCATCTGGGGTCTTGTAGTCAAGAACCTCATCAGCGCCTAAGCTCTTCACCAATTCAATGTTACGGGCTCCGCAAGTGGCCGTAACGTGTGCATTTCCAAGCTTTGCTAGTTGAACtgcataatgtccaacaccacctgAGGCTGCGGTTACCAGAATGTTTATCTGCTTTCCTGTTCCGTCAAGCTTCACCCCGGGGATTTGGTAGAGGGCCTGGAGAGCTGTGAGACCGGCCATTGGTAAGCCTGCAGCTTCAGCTGCTGAAACTTCTGGTGGCCTATTGACTGTCAAGCTCTGACTAACTACGACAAATTCAGCTAGTCCACCTGGACGCTGTCATTATGTAACATAATATGAAGGAAATATCATAGGTGAAACTTAAAGCAAGCAGGAATGCTGCTTCATAAGATTTAGAAGTCCCCCCCAATTTCTTATTGACCTAACTGTACAATCAAAGGCAATGGCAACCCCCTAAAAGAAATCAAGGAGGTAGCTGAAGCGTAACACCACTTGGGGTAATGCAATAGAAGTAGAACTTACATTTATGAAGACCTATCAAGTTGGGTAGCTTCACACCACGGATGGTGGCTCCATCATTTGGAGCAAAGCAAGCTTGGGCTCATCCATGAACGTTATACCCTTAGGATCTAATTGTAACCCACCATAGAAGAAGTTTTAAGAATGCCATAATTGGCTGATTAGGAATATGTACATACGCTGAGAAAACAAGTTTGAATTCTTAATTGACTCGGATAAACCATTATCtactttctttcctttcatgTATTGCTTTCTCTAGTTATAATTAAGACATTTTCTCATACACCAAGCATATCTACTTCTTTCTAAACACCTTCCTTTCAACCATAATTTTCGATCTTTATCATACTAGGTGACAAAGGACATTATGTCAGTAGAAGTTTGAGGGATAGTGATAGTTTCTTTATCACGGAATATCCTCACTTCTTACCAGTGAAACATGAAACTCCCTAAAATAGACGAAACATATAACAAGAGGATTAAGAATGAGCACTTACAGCAAAGCCGAGAAAAGCTACAACTTTATCACctgcttttaaatttttgattccCTTTCCAACCTCAAGGACTTCACCAGCTACATCAGTAACTGCACCAGAAAATCTCATCAGCCAAAGAGCAACTTGTTCttcctttttatgttttttttcagTTTGACAAATTATCGATCTATCTGTTAACTATGCATGGATGAggagttatattttataaacatAACATCATATCGGATGCAGTAGGCATCATTTGGATCCACAAATGTCAAAGAGGCATGTATTTCAAATGCTTTCCAAAGGCTAGTAGAGTGACAAGAAAAATACTATCAGTAGAAACCAAAGGTAGAATTACCAGGTATATGAGGGAACTTGCAAGGAAAAAGAGGCCTCAGATATCCTTTCTGAATTTTCCAATCAGCTGGATTTAGACTAGCTGCTTCCAATTTTAGCAAAATTTCATCCTTTTTTGGAGTGGGGATTGGAACTTCAACATACTGCAGTAGTTTGATATACATAAGAATAATTTAACAACTCAGTTCTAGgtgtatttaccaaaaaaaaaaataataataaataaactcaGTCCAAGATGTTTGTCAACCCTATAAAGCAAGTACCACaagcaaataaaaatgtttagcaATCAGATTGCATCATGTAATTGGTTGTGATAATCCATCATGACAGTGtcagaagaaaacaaataaccaaaattttcaataaccGGACTCAATACTCAAGAAATTCCATATTCAAGTTCTTGTCAAACAATATGAAACTAAGGCCTTTCCCTCAGCAAGATGAACCTGACAAACATTTAATAGCCCATCCAAAACCCAAGCAAGTTTATCCTTAACAActtcaaatcaaataaatcaAGGTAAGCATAAGGCGCCTAACCCACAGCAAAATTACAGACATTGAACAAAAGACTCAGATGGTcctcataaaatttaaaaacaatgagTTCTATTAGTTACTTGTACAAGCACAGTAATTAAAGGAAAACAAAGAAGCGCATAGAAATCACTTATCACTATAATTTCCGTATATCAGGGGACTAAAAAAGACAGTGAAAATTGAAAAGCGAAATTCAGAGTCGGAAAAATCAATTGCCAAAGACATTTAGAAACGATTCTCCAAGGGCAATTTgttagaaggaaaaagaaatgatagaaaataaataaacaaaccttTAAGCCAGCAGCGCCTCCACCATAGCTTTCATATTGAACCGCATGCATAAGCCTTTCTGCCGTGGCTGCCATacccacagagagagagagagagagagagaatgaggaGTGGGATCCGTTTGGACATGGATATTAGGTGTGCAACTCTGTTTTCTAACATTGACTTCTTCATTATAAAATAAcatctctttatttatatattattttttatgaataatttcATTTGTTGATTTGGgagaataaaattctaaaattagtCGGTCCCAACAcaagatttgaaaataatatacatttttttaagcaaaaaataaagtaaCATAAACTTCATATATTATTGACTCCTTCCTCAAAAAGGACTTGCTGCATATcatattgtatatatacatcACAGGCCATTATATGCCTTAATGCATATCACACTGTACATCACATAACACCAATCCATATAAACAAAAGTCCATACTCAATTTTCCCTTCTTTAAGTACACAAAGTTGACAATCCGAGATATTATGTCTACCTAAGGCTCCACAATGACCTTCCCAGTGGCATGGCCATCAATACTCTTAGCCCAAGCATCTTCAGCCTTGCTAAGAGGATGCTTTGAATCAATCACTGTCTTCAGCTTTCCTTCCTTCACTAACTTAACAAGATAATCCAGGTTCCCTTTCTTAGCACTCATTAGCAGTGGCACAAGCTGCTTCTTGGAGAAGGTGAGTTTCTTCAGAGCAAAGGTCAACAATGCACTTGGGCCAGGAGTAATATCAATAACCTTCCCCTTCTCACTTAGATTAGGCTCAAAAGTCGACCAAGGAATGCCCGTTACACAGTGAACAACTGCATCATATTTCCGACCAGATGGACTCCTCAGAGCTGCCCCATCAGGGGTCCTGTAGTCAAGAACCTCATCAGCGCCTAAACTCTTCACTAATTCAATGTTGCGAGCTCCACAAGTGGCAGTAACATGTGTATTTCCAAGCTTTGCTAGTTGAACTGCATACTGACCCACACCACCTGAGGCTGCAGTAATCAAAATGTTTGTCTGCTTCCCAGTTCCATCGAGCTTAACCTCAGCTACTTGGGTAAGAGCCTGGTGAGCCGTGAGACCGGCAACAGGTAAGCCTGCACCTTCAGGTGCTGAAACTTCTGGTGGCCTAATGACAGTCAAGCTCTCACTAGCTACAGCAAATTCAGCAAGTCCACCTCCACTCTGTCATTATGCAACATCACAACATATATAAGTGCATGACATGATAtgagtaataaataaaaacatagatGAAACTTCCAGCCATCAGGAATGCTTCTTCAGCAGATTTAGGAGttttctgccttttttttttcttttttttgtttttaacatcTTGAATTTCTTTTACATGCAATATTCCAAGTTCTTATTGACCTAGCTGTACAATCTAGGGCAACATTAACCCCCTAAAGGAAATCGAGGTGGTAGCCGAAGTGTAACACCATTTGGGGGAATGCAACAGAAGTAGAACTTGCATTTATGAAGACCTATAAACATAGAGTTGCATAGCTTCACCATGGATGGTGGCCCATCATTTGGAGCAAAGCAAAAAAGCTTGGGTTCATCCATGAACTTTACCCTTAGGATCTAATTGGCCCCCCAGCAGAGTAGAACTTTAAGAATGCCATAACTGGCCGATTAGGCAGAAAACAAAATGTACATAAGCtaagaaaagaagttcaaaTTCCTTACTGACTTTAAAAAACCATTATCtactttctttcctttcatgTCCCATTTTCTCTAGTTATAATTAAGACATTTTTCACATACCTAGTATCTCTACTTCTTCGTAAACAACTTCCTCTAAACCATAATGGTTCTTTATCTTACCAGATGACAAAGGACATTCTGTCAGTAGAAGTTTGAAGGATAGTGCTAGTTTCTTGATCAATCATCCACTCACTTCTTGGTAGAAAAGAAGAAACTCTCTAAAATGGTAGAAACATATAATAAGAGGATTAAGAATGAGCACTTACAGCATGGCTGAGAAGAGCTACTACTTTGTCACCTGCTTTGAAATTTGTGACACCTTGTCCAACTTCAAGGACTTCGCCAGCCACATCAGTAACTGCAGCAGAAGTCCTCATCAGCCGAAAGAGCAACACgttcttcttatttatttattattattattattttcagttGTACAAATTATCCATTCATCTGAAAACTCTTTTAGCAGTTCCATAAGTTAATTTTGTGTGAATTAGGAGTTATATTACAAACAGAATATCATACAGGATGCAACATGCATAATTTGGATCAAAAAATGTCAAAGAGGCATGCATTACAAATGCTTTTCAAAAGCTAATAGATTGACAAGAAAAAATACTATTGGTATAACTGTATAAACTGAAAAAAGCAAACAAGAATTACCGGGTATGTGAGGGAACTTGCGAGGATAAAGAGGCCGCAGCATCCCTTTCTGAATTTTCCAATCAACTGGATTTAGACTAGCAGCTTCCAATTTTAGCAAAATTTCATCCTTTTTCGGAGTGGGGATTGGAACTTCAACATGCTGCAGTAGTTTGAAATACATAAAGAATAATTTTACACTAATCCATCATGATAGCATCAGATTATAAAAGAATACAAATAACCAATATTTTCAATAACCATATTCGATACTCGAGAAATTCCATATTTAAGTTCTTTGTAAAACAATATGAAACTAAGGCCAATCAGTCAGGTAAGATGAACCTATCACCAACAAACAGATTTTAATGGCCCATCCAAACCGAAGCATGTTTATCCTAACgactttaaataaaataaagattaaaaaaaaaaaaaaaagttggaagaTGAACAAGCACATCCTGGTCTTCCATCTCTGCAAGTTTTTCATTCATGAACACAAATCAATAATCACCATACAACAGTGCTACATCACAGAACTGAAAAACACAGTAAACATTACAAAGGGAAATTTAGAAtggaaaacacacacacacacacacataactACCCAATTACACACTTAGAAATAATTCTACAAGAGCAATTtcatagaaagaaaaagaaatagcaaaagataaggaaacaaaataaacagaCCTTCAAACCAGCAGCGCCTCCACCATAACCTTCATACTGAACAGCATGCATAAGCCTTGCTGCCGTGGCTGCCATGCCTATaaacagagacagagacagagactgTGGGAGAAGATGATCCGTTTGGATCTGGATGTTCGAAGTGGTTTATATGGTAAACCAGAAGGGGATTGATATGGGTACAGAgagacaaaaaattaaaaaaaaaaaagaaaaaagaaaaaagaagaagacgtGTCAAAATGAGAGAAATAGCCCTGAAGGAATCTAGACGCCCCTGTTGGCTGGAGAGGGTACGACGTAGCCAAGAATCTAGACATGACTTTCCACCCAaaagacaaaatatatataaataaaaggccTCGTACAAaacttttcttcaattttttccatttagtATTTAATGTTTGCCATctgaagattt
This genomic interval carries:
- the LOC107426664 gene encoding chloroplast envelope quinone oxidoreductase homolog, which translates into the protein MAATAARLMHAVQYEGYGGGAAGLKHVEVPIPTPKKDEILLKLEAASLNPVDWKIQKGMLRPLYPRKFPHIPVTDVAGEVLEVGQGVTNFKAGDKVVALLSHASGGGLAEFAVASESLTVIRPPEVSAPEGAGLPVAGLTAHQALTQVAEVKLDGTGKQTNILITAASGGVGQYAVQLAKLGNTHVTATCGARNIELVKSLGADEVLDYRTPDGAALRSPSGRKYDAVVHCVTGIPWSTFEPNLSEKGKVIDITPGPSALLTFALKKLTFSKKQLVPLLMSAKKGNLDYLVKLVKEGKLKTVIDSKHPLSKAEDAWAKSIDGHATGKVIVEP
- the LOC107426665 gene encoding chloroplast envelope quinone oxidoreductase homolog, which produces MLFYNEVNVRKQSSTLNILKRIPLLILSLSLSLSLSLSLSVGMAAMAERLMHAVQYESYGGGAAGLKHVEVPIPTPKKDEILLKLEAASLNSADWKIQKGYLRPLFPCKFPHIPVTDVAGEVLEVGQGIKNLKAGDKVVASISFPRAGGLAEFVVVSQSLTVIRPPEVSAAEAAGLPMAGLTALLALYQIPGVKLDGTGKQINILVTAASGGVGHYAVQLAKLGNAHVTATCGARNIELVKSLGADEVLDYKTPDGAALRSPSGRKYDAVVHCATGIPWSTFEPNLSEKGKVIDLTPGASAFLTFALKKLTFSKKQLVPLQESPKKEHLDYLVKLVKDGKLKTVIDSKHSLSNAEDAWAKGIDGHATGKIIVEP
- the LOC107426666 gene encoding chloroplast envelope quinone oxidoreductase homolog — encoded protein: MAATAERLMHAVQYESYGGGAAGLKYVEVPIPTPKKDEILLKLEAASLNPADWKIQKGYLRPLFPCKFPHIPVTDVAGEVLEVGKGIKNLKAGDKVVAFLGFARPGGLAEFVVVSQSLTVNRPPEVSAAEAAGLPMAGLTALQALYQIPGVKLDGTGKQINILVTAASGGVGHYAVQLAKLGNAHVTATCGARNIELVKSLGADEVLDYKTPDGAALRSPSGRKYDAVVHCATGIPWSTFEPNLSEKGKVIDLTPGASAFLTFALKKLTFPKKQLVPLLVSAKKEHLDYLVKLVKDGKLKTVIDSKHSLSNAEDAWAKSIDGHATGKVIVEP
- the LOC107426663 gene encoding chloroplast envelope quinone oxidoreductase homolog; its protein translation is MPIKPKSPSKLEKAMATKLMHAVQYDSYGGGPAGLKHAEVPIPAPKKGELLVKLEAVSINPYDWKIQNGVRPFYPHKFPHTPGTDVAGEVIEVGQGVNSFKAGDKIVTLHSHATGGGLAEFSVAKESMTVTRPPEVSAAEAAGLPVAGGTALQALIVAGVKLDGTGKQKNILIIAASGGVGHYAVQLARLGNAHVTATCGARNIEFVKSLGADEVLDYKTPDGEALRSPSGRKYDAVVNCATTLTIPWSTYKPNLSEKAKVIDLSPGGITFFTFALHKITFSKKQLMPMIASPKKEELEYLVKLVKDGKLKTVIDSNHPLSKAEDGWGKSIDGHATGKIIVES